The Zonotrichia albicollis isolate bZonAlb1 chromosome 6, bZonAlb1.hap1, whole genome shotgun sequence genome window below encodes:
- the LGMN gene encoding legumain yields the protein MILKAVLLLGCALGISTFPMEEPEDGGKHWVVIVAGSNGWYNYRHQADVCHAYQIVHRNGIPDEQIIVMMYDDIADNEENPTKGIVINRPNGSDVYAGVPKDYTKEDVTPKNFLAVLRGDEEAVKGVGSGKVLKSGPKDHVFVYFTDHGAPGLLAFPDDDLHVKDLNKTIWYMYHHKKYQKMVFYIEACESGSMMNHLADNINVYATTAANPKESSYACYYDDERQTYLGDWYSVNWMEDSDMEDLRKETLHKQFQLVKKRTNTSHVMQYGNRSISSMKVMQFQGMGKKAMPISLPPVENYDLTPSPDVPFAIMKRKLMATNDISEAKKIAAEMKAYLEVKEFIQESMQKIVTVVTGSTEQTKQILSDRLTISNYDCYQSAVNHFKAHCFNWHLPVYEYALRQLYALVNLCEGGYPIDRICLAMNRVCLGY from the exons ATGATACTGAAAGCAGttttgctgctgggctgtgctctgggcaTCAGCACATTCCCCATGGAAGAGCCTGAAGATGGAGGCAAGCACTGGGTGGTGATTGTTGCAGGTTCCAATGGCTGGTACAACTATCGTCACCAG GCAGATGTGTGCCATGCCTACCAGATTGTACACCGAAATGGAATCCCAGATGAGCAGATCATTGTCATGATGTATGATGACATTGCTGATAATGAGGA AAATCCAACCAAAGGCATTGTCATCAATAGACCTAATGGCTCAGATGTGTATGCTGGAGTGCCCAAGGACTATACAAAGGAG GATGTTACTCCTAAGAATTTTCTTGCAGTTCTCAGAGGAGATGAGGAAGCAGTGAAAGGGGTGGGATCAGGAAAAGTATTGAAAAG TGGTCCCAAGGATCATGTGTTTGTTTATTTCACTGACCATGGAGCTCCAGGACTTCTGGCTTTTCCTGATGATGAT CTTCATGTGAAGGACTTGAATAAGACCATTTGGTACATGTATCATCACAAGAAATACCAGAAG aTGGTGTTCTACATTGAAGCATGTGAGTCTGGATCTATGATGAATCATTTGGCTGATAATATCAATG TTTATGCAACAACAGCTGCTAATCCCAAGGAGTCATCTTATGCATGTTACTATGATGATGAAAGACAGACTTATCTTGGGGACTGGTACAGTGTGAATTGGATGGAAGATTCAGATATG GAGGATCTAAGAAAAGAAACACTCCACAAGCAGTTTCAGCTGGTGAAGAAACGCACCAACACCAGCCATGTGATGCAGTATGGAAACAGA AGCATCTCCTCCATGAAGGTGATGCAGTTCCAGGGCATGGGGAAGAAAGCTATGCCCATTTCTCTGCCACCTGTGGAAAACTATGACCTGACACCTAGTCCTGATGTGCCCTTTGCAATCATGAAACGAAAGCTGATGGCTACCAATGACATTTCTGAGGCTAAGAAGATTGCTGCAGAGATGAAAGCATACCTGGag GTGAAAGAATTCATCCAAGAATCCATGCAGAAGATAGTCACTGTAGTAACAGGGTCAACAGAACAGACCAAGCAGATTCTGTCAGACAGACTGACCATCAGCAATTATGACTGTTACCAGTCAGCAGTGAACCACTTCAAAGCTCATTGCTTCAACTGGCACTTACCTGTG